A window of the Microthrixaceae bacterium genome harbors these coding sequences:
- a CDS encoding MFS transporter: MATNQALDRRATSWGLVAVAIVVAITFLGSGQLAWFDAALVGYLFGTVFAVFGVVYRYIVWTRRPPTAMLNRRGWDAFRASKARNLVALPSLVGTQLIAQTFIYRRSKARWLAHQLVFWGCILAAMITFPLTLGLLHFESVGQDADRYKVFVSGFGTASFNADTIIGWTIFHGLDIAAVLVLAGVFIFLRRRLSDPGALAVERGGDFLVLAGLFAVSVTGLFLTVSSMWLHGQFYSALNTLHALTVILGLMYLPFGKLFHIFQRPGNLGVAYYRQANETGEAATCRRCGEGFASTQQIADLQEVLPQVGFDYGIDGGGNYQDTCPKCRRASVTLAQVARVGGFG; the protein is encoded by the coding sequence TGGTTCGACGCTGCCCTGGTCGGCTACCTGTTCGGCACGGTGTTCGCGGTGTTCGGGGTGGTGTACCGCTACATCGTGTGGACCCGTCGTCCCCCCACCGCCATGTTGAACCGCCGGGGGTGGGATGCGTTCCGGGCGTCCAAGGCCCGCAACCTGGTTGCCCTGCCTTCGCTGGTGGGGACCCAGCTCATCGCCCAGACCTTCATCTACCGTCGATCGAAGGCCCGGTGGCTGGCCCACCAACTGGTGTTCTGGGGTTGCATCCTGGCCGCCATGATCACCTTCCCCCTGACCCTAGGCCTGTTGCACTTCGAGAGCGTGGGTCAGGACGCGGACCGCTACAAGGTGTTCGTCTCTGGATTCGGCACCGCCTCGTTCAACGCCGACACCATCATCGGTTGGACCATCTTCCACGGCCTCGACATCGCCGCCGTGCTGGTGCTCGCCGGGGTCTTCATCTTCCTGCGGCGCCGCCTCAGCGACCCCGGCGCGCTCGCCGTGGAACGGGGCGGCGACTTCTTGGTGCTGGCCGGCCTCTTCGCCGTCTCGGTGACCGGGCTGTTCCTGACCGTGTCGAGCATGTGGCTCCACGGCCAGTTCTATTCGGCCCTCAACACCCTGCACGCCCTGACCGTGATCCTCGGTCTGATGTACCTGCCGTTCGGCAAGCTGTTCCACATCTTCCAGAGACCGGGGAACCTGGGCGTTGCCTACTACCGCCAGGCCAACGAAACGGGTGAAGCCGCAACCTGTCGACGCTGCGGTGAGGGGTTTGCCAGCACCCAGCAGATCGCCGACCTCCAAGAGGTCCTGCCCCAGGTCGGGTTCGACTACGGGATCGACGGTGGGGGCAACTACCAGGACACTTGCCCGAAGTGTCGTAGAGCGAGCGTGACCCTGGCCCAGGTGGCCAGGGTGGGAGGTTTCGGCTGA
- a CDS encoding molybdopterin oxidoreductase family protein yields MARQPLSEEELVARFGPHLNEAPPGGWDSDVEIDKVVQTHCCFCGQQCGIKLKVADNQVVGFEPWYEFPFNEGKLCPKGVKRYLQGGHPDRLLSPMVRDESAPGGFREIGWDEALTKVVSEIQRIQATYGDDAFAMLSGVSLTNEKSYLVGKFARLALHTANLDYNGRFCMVSAGAGNKKALGMDRASNPWSDIPLADVVWVAGSNIAETFPITTSYIWRARDRGAKLIVQDPRVVPLARTADLFLPVRPGTDSALFGAVLHELIRHDWLDHDFIDAHTVDFDAAAAAVADMTPAWAAEVTGVPAGRIEEAAELWGTSATGMLMHARGIEQHTKGVDNVLSAINLGLATGKFGKPGCGVTTITGQGNGQGGREHGHKCDQLPGNRDITNPQDRAVVAAAWGVDESEIPGKGLAATELIEAIHDGSIKGLLSICFNPVVSAPDSNFTAEALDKLEFYAAIDFFLSETATHADVVLAGSLHEEDEGTSTSGEGRIIKINQAVDPPGEARKDWEILVDIARRLGKGDLFDYSNTEQIFTELCRASSGGKADYTGATWARIEDEMGLFWPVPEVGHPGTPRLWEGGKFAHPDGKARFHGVPFKPPAESVDDDYPLWLTTGRVVSQYLSGTQTRRIAGLVAQYPEPLCEMHPRLAETLGVANGDQVTVSSRRGEITLPAAVVTTIRPDTVFIPYHWPGKKAANQLTLRAVDPISRMPEFKVAAVKVVKATAADGEGVAQ; encoded by the coding sequence ATGGCCCGCCAACCATTGAGTGAAGAGGAACTGGTCGCTCGGTTCGGCCCTCACCTCAACGAAGCTCCCCCCGGCGGGTGGGACTCCGACGTGGAGATCGACAAGGTGGTTCAGACCCACTGCTGCTTCTGTGGACAGCAGTGCGGCATCAAGTTGAAGGTTGCCGACAACCAGGTGGTGGGCTTCGAACCCTGGTACGAGTTCCCCTTCAACGAGGGCAAGCTGTGTCCCAAGGGAGTCAAGCGGTACCTCCAGGGCGGTCACCCCGATCGGCTTCTCAGCCCGATGGTGCGAGACGAGTCCGCGCCCGGTGGTTTCCGGGAGATTGGCTGGGACGAGGCGCTCACCAAGGTGGTATCGGAGATCCAGCGGATCCAGGCCACCTATGGCGATGACGCCTTCGCCATGTTGTCGGGAGTGTCGCTCACCAACGAGAAGAGCTACCTGGTCGGCAAGTTCGCTCGCCTGGCTCTGCACACCGCCAACCTGGACTACAACGGCCGCTTCTGCATGGTGTCGGCCGGGGCCGGCAACAAGAAGGCCCTGGGCATGGACCGGGCGTCCAACCCGTGGAGCGACATCCCCCTGGCCGACGTCGTGTGGGTGGCTGGCTCCAACATCGCCGAGACCTTTCCCATCACCACCAGCTACATCTGGCGGGCCCGAGACCGGGGCGCCAAGCTCATCGTGCAAGACCCCCGCGTCGTGCCGTTGGCCCGCACCGCGGACCTGTTCCTGCCGGTACGGCCCGGGACAGACTCGGCCCTGTTCGGAGCGGTGCTGCACGAGTTGATCCGCCACGACTGGCTGGACCACGACTTCATCGACGCCCATACCGTCGACTTCGACGCCGCTGCCGCTGCGGTGGCCGACATGACCCCGGCCTGGGCGGCCGAGGTGACCGGGGTCCCAGCCGGTCGCATCGAGGAAGCCGCCGAGCTGTGGGGTACTTCGGCCACCGGGATGTTGATGCACGCCCGCGGCATAGAACAGCACACCAAGGGTGTCGACAACGTGTTGTCGGCAATCAACCTCGGCCTGGCTACCGGCAAGTTCGGCAAGCCCGGATGCGGGGTCACCACCATCACCGGCCAGGGCAACGGCCAAGGTGGCCGGGAGCACGGTCACAAGTGCGACCAACTCCCGGGCAACCGAGACATCACCAACCCCCAGGACCGAGCCGTGGTGGCCGCCGCGTGGGGGGTGGACGAGTCCGAGATCCCTGGCAAGGGCCTGGCTGCCACCGAGCTGATCGAGGCCATCCACGACGGATCGATCAAGGGACTGTTGTCGATCTGCTTCAACCCGGTGGTGTCGGCCCCCGATTCCAACTTCACCGCCGAAGCCCTCGACAAGTTGGAGTTCTACGCCGCCATCGACTTCTTCTTGTCCGAGACCGCCACCCACGCCGATGTGGTGCTGGCCGGTTCGCTCCACGAGGAGGACGAGGGCACCTCGACCAGCGGCGAGGGGCGGATCATCAAGATCAACCAGGCCGTCGACCCGCCCGGCGAGGCCCGCAAGGACTGGGAGATCCTCGTCGACATCGCCCGCCGGCTCGGCAAGGGCGACCTGTTCGACTATTCGAACACCGAACAGATCTTCACCGAACTCTGCCGGGCGTCATCGGGCGGCAAAGCCGACTACACCGGAGCCACCTGGGCTCGCATCGAGGACGAGATGGGTCTCTTCTGGCCCGTGCCCGAGGTCGGCCACCCCGGTACCCCCCGGTTGTGGGAGGGCGGCAAGTTCGCCCATCCCGACGGTAAGGCCCGGTTCCACGGGGTGCCGTTCAAACCGCCGGCCGAATCCGTCGACGACGACTACCCGCTGTGGCTCACCACCGGTCGGGTGGTGAGCCAGTACCTGTCGGGGACCCAGACCCGACGCATCGCCGGCCTGGTCGCCCAGTACCCCGAGCCGTTGTGCGAGATGCACCCCCGCCTGGCCGAGACCCTGGGGGTGGCTAACGGTGACCAGGTGACGGTCAGCTCCCGGCGGGGCGAGATCACCCTGCCCGCCGCGGTGGTCACCACCATTCGACCCGACACCGTGTTCATTCCCTACCACTGGCCGGGCAAGAAGGCGGCCAACCAGCTCACATTGAGGGCGGTGGATCCGATCTCTCGGATGCCCGAGTTCAAGGTGGCGGCGGTGAAGGTGGTCAAGGCGACCGCGGCTGACGGGGAGGGGGTGGCCCAATGA
- a CDS encoding 4Fe-4S binding protein, translating to MKATRYAVGERPVFVIDQSRCIGCEACVQACQECGTHRGQSLIHLERIDRVASTQTAPMVCMHCKDPTCAQVCPADAIKQNELGVVQSALKPRCIGCSNCVLACPFGVPKYMADFDQMMKCDMCFDRTSEGYAPMCASVCPSEALWYGTAEEFKENRRGSLVDDWLFGRQQVSTKVFAVVDDLAEGPIDVAPSTYRSWLDDPFALEENSR from the coding sequence ATGAAGGCCACCCGCTACGCAGTGGGCGAACGGCCGGTGTTCGTCATCGACCAGAGTCGATGCATCGGTTGTGAAGCCTGCGTACAGGCCTGCCAGGAGTGCGGCACCCACCGGGGTCAGTCCCTGATCCACCTGGAACGCATCGACCGGGTGGCCAGCACCCAGACCGCTCCGATGGTGTGCATGCACTGCAAAGACCCCACCTGTGCTCAGGTGTGCCCAGCCGACGCCATCAAGCAGAACGAGTTGGGCGTGGTGCAATCCGCGCTCAAACCCCGGTGCATCGGTTGTTCCAACTGCGTGCTGGCCTGCCCCTTCGGGGTACCGAAGTACATGGCCGACTTCGACCAGATGATGAAGTGCGACATGTGCTTCGACCGCACGTCGGAGGGCTACGCCCCCATGTGTGCATCGGTGTGCCCCAGCGAAGCCCTGTGGTACGGGACGGCCGAGGAGTTCAAGGAGAACCGGCGCGGTTCGCTGGTCGACGACTGGTTGTTCGGCCGTCAGCAGGTGTCGACCAAGGTGTTCGCGGTGGTCGACGACCTGGCCGAGGGGCCGATAGATGTGGCCCCGTCGACCTATCGGTCGTGGCTGGACGATCCCTTCGCCCTGGAGGAGAACAGCAGATGA
- a CDS encoding ubiquinol-cytochrome c reductase iron-sulfur subunit, with translation MTQPDEPIWKRDFPYQAVGEDEVTRREFARFLVAGAGVMAAGNVGFAAWTQLRTINTGEPRKIVALSEVPVGETHLFRYPTEADPAVLVRLDDREVAAFSQKCTHLGCVVYFEAEENRWHCPCHEGNFDAATGEVLSGPPPRPLGKIEVELRGDEIWALGASV, from the coding sequence ATGACACAACCAGACGAACCGATCTGGAAGCGGGACTTCCCCTACCAGGCCGTAGGCGAGGACGAGGTGACCAGGCGGGAGTTCGCCAGGTTCCTGGTGGCCGGGGCCGGCGTCATGGCGGCGGGCAACGTCGGGTTCGCAGCCTGGACCCAACTACGAACCATCAACACCGGTGAACCTCGCAAGATCGTGGCACTGTCGGAGGTTCCAGTCGGGGAGACCCACCTGTTCCGCTACCCCACCGAAGCCGATCCTGCGGTCCTGGTCCGCCTCGATGACCGTGAGGTGGCGGCGTTCAGCCAGAAGTGCACCCACCTGGGCTGCGTTGTGTACTTCGAGGCCGAGGAGAACCGATGGCACTGTCCCTGCCACGAGGGGAACTTCGACGCCGCCACCGGCGAGGTGCTGTCGGGGCCTCCGCCTCGGCCGTTGGGCAAGATCGAGGTCGAGCTGAGGGGCGATGAGATCTGGGCCTTGGGAGCGTCGGTATGA
- the aceE gene encoding pyruvate dehydrogenase (acetyl-transferring), homodimeric type, whose amino-acid sequence MDVMQAPDEFYEQLPDIDPAETAEWLDSLNAVHAQRGDARAEYLVQRIMARSQELGLDVPGPMRTPYVNTIALGDQERDHWFPGDIELERRIRAYIRWNAAVMVVKANHRSDGIGGHLATFASSAGLFDVGFNWFFRGKDDGTAGDAVYMQGHASPGIYARAYLEGRLDEADLDRFRHEVDMGDGTPGRGLSSYPHPRLMPDFWEFPTVSMGLGAITSLYQARFNRYLHHRQIDDTSASRVWCFVGDGETDEPETLGAISLAGREGLDNLTWIVNCNLQRLDGPVRGNGKIIQELEGVFRGAGWNVIKVVWGSAWDDLLARDVDGVLLDKMNSTVDGEFQRYTVADGAYIREYFFGPDPRLRALVEHLTDEDLRRLPRGGHDYAKVYAAFKVATETRGRPSVILAKTIKGWTLGPEVEARNATHQIKKMTNEQFRQLRERLHLEAEISEESLADGLEPPYYCPPAGSPAHSYLMARRRALGGSLPRRQTVTTKPITLPAESTFDEFRAGSGQQAASTTTAFTRLLRSLVRDPNFGPRVVPIIPDEARTFGMDALFREIGIYAAHGQKYEPVDHDLLLSYHEAVDGQILEEGITEAGATASWIAAGTSYAHRGVPMVPFFTFYSMFGFQRVGDLIWSAADSRARGFLLGATAGRTTLAGEGLQHLDGHSLVLASTVPSCHAYDPAFAYETAEIIRHGIDHMYGDDPHDVFFYLTLYNENYPQPPMPEGVEAGIIEGLYRWAPAPELGDVPRATILFSGTAHSAARQAQAELAERWGVAAELWSTTSYKLLREQAMEVERWNRLHPTDPPRTPRVTDLLSGSAGPVVAVTDFMRTVPDQIARWIPSGRSYTSLGTDGYGRSDTREALRHYFETNAAQVVVAVLSALAASGAVSAETAAAAIAHHGIDVDAPVPWHD is encoded by the coding sequence ATGGACGTCATGCAGGCCCCCGATGAGTTCTACGAGCAACTGCCCGACATCGACCCGGCCGAGACCGCGGAATGGCTCGACTCCCTCAACGCCGTGCACGCCCAGCGGGGCGATGCCCGGGCCGAGTACCTGGTGCAGCGGATCATGGCCCGAAGCCAGGAACTGGGCCTCGACGTACCGGGCCCGATGCGAACCCCCTACGTCAACACCATTGCCTTGGGGGACCAGGAACGGGACCACTGGTTCCCCGGTGACATCGAACTGGAGCGACGGATCCGGGCCTACATCCGGTGGAACGCGGCGGTGATGGTGGTGAAGGCCAACCATCGCTCCGATGGCATCGGAGGACATCTGGCCACCTTCGCGTCCTCCGCGGGCTTGTTCGACGTCGGGTTCAACTGGTTCTTCCGGGGCAAAGACGACGGCACCGCCGGGGACGCCGTCTACATGCAGGGCCATGCGTCACCGGGGATCTACGCCCGGGCCTACCTCGAGGGAAGGCTCGATGAAGCCGACCTGGACCGCTTCCGTCACGAGGTCGACATGGGTGACGGGACACCAGGGCGGGGGCTGTCCAGCTATCCCCACCCCCGTCTCATGCCCGACTTCTGGGAGTTCCCCACCGTTTCCATGGGTCTCGGCGCCATCACGTCGCTGTACCAGGCCCGTTTCAACCGCTACCTCCACCACCGCCAGATCGACGACACCAGTGCCAGTCGGGTCTGGTGCTTCGTGGGTGACGGCGAGACCGACGAGCCCGAGACGTTGGGCGCCATCTCCCTGGCCGGTCGGGAAGGGCTCGACAACCTGACCTGGATCGTCAACTGCAACCTTCAGCGTCTCGACGGCCCCGTGCGGGGGAACGGCAAGATCATCCAAGAGCTCGAGGGGGTGTTCCGGGGGGCGGGCTGGAACGTCATCAAGGTGGTGTGGGGATCGGCCTGGGACGACCTGTTGGCCCGCGACGTGGACGGCGTGCTGCTCGACAAGATGAACAGCACCGTCGACGGCGAGTTCCAGCGCTACACCGTGGCTGACGGGGCTTACATCCGTGAGTACTTCTTCGGCCCTGACCCCCGGTTGCGGGCCCTGGTCGAGCACCTCACCGACGAGGACCTCCGGCGGCTACCACGCGGAGGCCACGACTACGCCAAGGTGTACGCCGCCTTCAAGGTCGCCACCGAGACCCGAGGTCGACCTTCGGTGATCCTGGCCAAGACCATCAAGGGCTGGACCCTGGGCCCCGAGGTCGAGGCCCGCAACGCCACTCACCAGATCAAGAAGATGACCAACGAGCAGTTCCGTCAACTGCGCGAGCGTCTCCACCTCGAAGCCGAGATCTCCGAGGAATCCCTGGCCGATGGCCTCGAGCCCCCCTACTACTGTCCGCCAGCCGGTTCGCCGGCCCACAGCTACCTGATGGCTCGGCGGCGGGCGCTGGGCGGTTCGCTTCCCCGCCGCCAGACGGTCACCACCAAGCCGATCACCCTGCCCGCCGAGTCGACCTTCGATGAGTTCCGGGCCGGGTCGGGGCAACAAGCCGCCTCCACCACCACCGCGTTCACCCGGCTCCTGCGGTCGCTGGTGCGCGATCCCAACTTCGGCCCCCGGGTGGTGCCGATCATCCCCGACGAGGCCCGTACCTTCGGCATGGACGCCCTGTTCCGGGAGATCGGCATCTACGCCGCCCACGGCCAGAAGTACGAGCCGGTGGACCACGACCTGCTGCTGTCCTACCACGAGGCTGTCGACGGCCAGATCCTGGAGGAGGGCATCACCGAAGCCGGGGCCACCGCGTCGTGGATCGCGGCCGGAACCTCCTATGCCCACCGCGGCGTTCCAATGGTCCCGTTCTTCACCTTCTATTCGATGTTCGGGTTCCAGCGGGTGGGTGACCTCATCTGGTCAGCGGCCGACTCTCGGGCCCGAGGCTTCCTCCTCGGTGCCACCGCCGGGCGCACCACCTTGGCGGGCGAGGGCCTGCAACATCTCGACGGCCACAGCTTGGTGTTGGCGTCGACGGTTCCGAGCTGTCACGCCTACGACCCGGCCTTCGCCTATGAGACCGCCGAGATCATCCGCCACGGCATCGACCACATGTACGGCGATGACCCTCACGACGTCTTCTTCTACCTGACCCTCTACAACGAGAACTATCCCCAACCACCCATGCCTGAAGGGGTGGAGGCTGGGATAATCGAGGGTCTGTACCGGTGGGCGCCTGCACCCGAGCTCGGCGACGTACCCCGGGCCACCATCTTGTTCTCGGGCACTGCCCACAGTGCGGCTCGCCAAGCCCAGGCCGAGCTCGCCGAGCGGTGGGGGGTGGCCGCCGAGCTGTGGAGCACAACGTCCTACAAGTTGCTGCGCGAGCAGGCCATGGAGGTCGAACGGTGGAACCGCCTCCATCCGACCGATCCCCCCCGAACGCCTCGGGTCACCGATCTGCTGTCCGGCTCTGCCGGCCCGGTGGTGGCTGTCACCGATTTCATGCGCACCGTTCCCGATCAGATCGCCCGGTGGATTCCCTCGGGGCGGAGCTATACGTCGCTGGGCACCGACGGCTACGGCCGGTCCGACACCCGTGAGGCACTACGCCACTACTTCGAGACCAACGCCGCCCAGGTGGTGGTGGCGGTGCTGTCGGCCCTGGCTGCCTCGGGCGCGGTGTCGGCCGAAACGGCCGCGGCGGCGATCGCCCACCATGGCATCGACGTCGATGCCCCTGTGCCCTGGCACGACTGA
- a CDS encoding ribonuclease HI produces MTALRIYTDGACSGNPGPGGWAWASSADHHASGGEPDTTNNRMELTAVLRAIEDNSGSLVVVMDSTYVKNGLESWSKGWVRNGWKTKAGESVKNRDLWEELLAVLADRPRGEVSFEWVKGHSGDLMNELVDGLAVVQRDAHRPGGAGAADGSGSVTSNGGTGGGKLSDLPSDEQRAERRRRDPRIPAGWLLAVFGHTPDRLGGWDDNPVADRVRSDLVEVIDALARIHPDLVVVTGIRPGAELLAAEAAQQAEVPYAAVVGFPGIDRNLSAAARERGVAAADRAASVVRLERKEPSDVDGFRRAMRRRDAWIMTAADEAVLVWDEVDDRLERLHADLDVRLGAGLTVLHPPG; encoded by the coding sequence GTGACGGCATTGCGCATCTACACCGACGGGGCTTGCAGTGGGAACCCGGGCCCGGGCGGATGGGCTTGGGCGTCCTCGGCCGACCACCACGCCAGCGGCGGGGAACCCGACACCACCAACAACCGCATGGAGCTGACCGCGGTGCTGCGGGCCATCGAGGACAACTCCGGTTCGCTGGTGGTGGTGATGGACTCCACCTACGTCAAGAACGGGTTGGAGTCCTGGTCCAAGGGATGGGTCCGCAACGGTTGGAAGACCAAGGCGGGAGAGTCGGTGAAGAACCGGGACCTGTGGGAGGAACTGCTGGCGGTGTTGGCCGACCGGCCACGCGGTGAGGTCTCCTTCGAATGGGTGAAGGGGCACTCGGGCGACCTCATGAACGAGCTGGTCGACGGGCTGGCCGTGGTACAGCGAGATGCGCACCGACCCGGTGGTGCCGGGGCTGCCGACGGGTCAGGTTCAGTCACCAGCAACGGAGGCACGGGAGGCGGCAAGCTGTCGGATCTTCCCTCAGACGAGCAACGGGCCGAGCGTCGTCGGCGGGACCCCAGGATCCCGGCGGGGTGGCTGCTGGCGGTGTTCGGTCACACCCCGGACCGCCTGGGCGGGTGGGACGACAACCCGGTCGCCGACCGGGTCCGCTCCGATCTGGTCGAGGTGATCGACGCCCTGGCCCGCATCCACCCCGACCTAGTGGTGGTAACCGGAATCCGGCCCGGAGCCGAGCTGTTGGCCGCCGAGGCTGCGCAGCAGGCAGAGGTTCCCTATGCGGCGGTCGTCGGGTTCCCAGGGATCGACCGGAACCTGTCGGCCGCGGCCCGGGAGCGGGGTGTGGCCGCGGCCGACCGAGCGGCGTCGGTGGTGCGTCTGGAACGCAAGGAACCGTCCGACGTCGACGGGTTCCGGCGGGCCATGCGGCGGCGGGATGCCTGGATCATGACCGCGGCCGACGAGGCGGTGCTGGTGTGGGACGAGGTAGACGACCGACTCGAGCGCCTTCACGCCGACCTCGACGTCCGTTTGGGCGCGGGCCTCACCGTCTTGCATCCTCCTGGGTAG
- a CDS encoding hydantoinase/oxoprolinase family protein translates to MRVGVDTGGTFTDVVTDDGRVAKVPSTPADPGDAVRSGVDLVAEADRPEALAHGTTVATNAVLERKGATVTLVTNAGFADVIEIARQDRPSLYDHWVDRPEPLVERDHRIEVRGRLAADGTELEALSLDDLGELPEDTEAVAVCLLHSDLNPAHEAAVAAELERRGLDVSKSCEVSPQFREYERTATTVANAYLRPLCRTYLGGLDGVARDVSVMTSAGGLASLDDGARFPAALLLSGPAGGVRAGAAVALSSGWPDAVTFDMGGTSTDVCLILDGHPAPAGERSVAGLPIRLPSLDVHTVGAGGGSIAEIDRGGSLVVGPRSAGAVPGPACYGRGGTAPTVTDADLAAGRYPDGVSLPGIGELDVAAARRALDGAGVTADDVIAVVDANMEEAVRAVTVARGIDPAGLALVAFGGAGPLHACAVAGALDMAAVIVPTRAGVLSALGCLTAPRQHDLVRTWPGGSDLTGLAEALDSLAVEAGALVPGSTVETELDCRFQGQSHEIRVQRIEDFPAAHQRRNGYTRPDTPIEVVAIRATARKASPVSIESLPVGDRTAVEGPAVIAEADCTIWVPEGWRSDPHPVSGALILTRTDGRSM, encoded by the coding sequence ATGCGAGTCGGCGTCGACACCGGAGGGACGTTCACCGACGTCGTGACCGACGACGGTCGGGTGGCCAAGGTTCCATCCACCCCCGCTGATCCCGGCGACGCGGTACGTAGCGGGGTCGACCTCGTCGCCGAGGCCGACCGTCCCGAGGCGTTGGCCCACGGCACCACGGTGGCAACCAACGCTGTGCTGGAGCGCAAAGGGGCCACGGTGACGTTGGTGACCAACGCCGGGTTCGCCGATGTGATCGAGATCGCCCGCCAGGATCGGCCGTCGCTGTATGACCACTGGGTAGACCGACCTGAACCGTTGGTGGAACGGGATCACCGGATCGAGGTGCGGGGCCGGCTGGCGGCCGACGGCACCGAGTTGGAAGCCCTGTCGTTGGACGACCTGGGGGAGCTTCCCGAAGACACCGAAGCGGTGGCCGTGTGCCTGTTGCACAGCGACCTCAACCCGGCCCACGAGGCCGCGGTTGCGGCCGAGTTGGAGCGTCGGGGTCTGGACGTGTCCAAGTCCTGCGAGGTGTCACCCCAGTTCCGTGAGTACGAACGGACCGCCACCACAGTCGCCAACGCCTACCTCCGCCCCTTGTGTCGGACCTACCTCGGTGGCCTCGACGGGGTGGCCCGAGACGTGTCGGTGATGACCTCGGCTGGAGGTCTGGCGTCGCTCGACGACGGGGCCCGGTTCCCGGCTGCGCTCCTGCTGAGCGGCCCGGCCGGAGGGGTGCGGGCCGGAGCCGCGGTGGCGCTTTCGAGCGGGTGGCCTGACGCTGTCACCTTCGACATGGGTGGCACCAGTACCGACGTGTGCCTGATCTTGGATGGTCATCCCGCTCCCGCCGGTGAACGCTCGGTGGCCGGGCTTCCGATCCGGCTTCCGTCGCTCGACGTCCACACCGTAGGAGCCGGGGGCGGATCCATCGCCGAGATCGACCGGGGCGGGTCGTTGGTGGTGGGTCCTCGCAGCGCCGGCGCGGTTCCCGGCCCCGCTTGCTATGGACGGGGAGGTACCGCTCCCACCGTCACCGACGCCGACCTGGCGGCCGGCCGCTACCCCGACGGGGTGTCGTTGCCCGGTATCGGTGAGCTCGACGTGGCCGCGGCCAGGCGAGCCCTGGACGGCGCTGGCGTCACCGCCGATGACGTCATCGCCGTCGTTGACGCCAATATGGAGGAAGCGGTCCGGGCGGTGACGGTGGCCCGCGGCATCGACCCCGCCGGTCTGGCTCTGGTGGCCTTCGGGGGAGCCGGACCTCTGCACGCCTGTGCGGTTGCTGGAGCGCTGGACATGGCGGCTGTCATAGTCCCGACCCGGGCCGGGGTGTTGTCGGCGCTGGGGTGCCTGACGGCCCCACGCCAACACGATCTGGTTCGGACCTGGCCGGGGGGCAGCGACCTGACCGGGCTGGCCGAAGCCCTGGATTCGCTGGCCGTCGAGGCCGGCGCCCTGGTCCCTGGCTCCACGGTGGAGACAGAGCTCGACTGCCGGTTCCAAGGCCAATCCCACGAGATCCGGGTCCAGCGAATAGAAGACTTCCCGGCCGCCCACCAGCGTCGCAACGGCTACACCCGGCCCGACACCCCGATCGAAGTGGTGGCGATACGAGCCACGGCCCGAAAGGCCTCCCCGGTGAGCATCGAGTCCTTGCCGGTTGGTGATCGCACGGCGGTGGAGGGACCGGCGGTGATCGCCGAGGCCGACTGCACGATCTGGGTGCCCGAAGGCTGGCGCTCCGACCCCCATCCGGTGAGTGGGGCGCTGATCCTCACCCGAACCGATGGGCGGTCGATGTGA